The following coding sequences are from one bacterium SCSIO 12741 window:
- a CDS encoding sugar MFS transporter: MNKLTSNYKAHFSLLSSLFFMWGFITVMNDVLINTFKGVFDLTAPQRALVQFSFFGAFFIVSLIYFILSSSTGRDPINTIGYKKGMFYSLLICGIGCLLFYPASLIHSYYAFLLALFTLASGVTMLQICANPYATILGDKESASSRLNQAQGLNSLGTTLGPIVGTILIYKVFSKGTLTVESIANTYLIYGLAFILLALVVLKSKMPAFRNRENIPPGLGVLKHKHLVFGILGIAFYVGSEVAIGSWIVEFIKLDHIAGLAEDDASYFLSFFWGGLMIGRLMAGISLNSSLTKAKKYQYMLLSSLGAFAVIYLATSLKYSDGTFHFSPIHPEQIAIYLVLIALNFGSFLLTFNKPAKGLVLFSAINAVLISIGIWGSGELAFWAMIGTGLFFSIGWSNIFSLAIKDLGNLTSQGSSLLVMAIVGGAVLPGIQSFIIEYQGVQISFVVPLIGIFYLIFYGLKGHKIKVR, translated from the coding sequence ATGAATAAATTGACTTCCAACTACAAGGCACATTTCTCCCTGCTTTCCTCTCTGTTTTTTATGTGGGGATTCATTACCGTGATGAACGACGTTTTGATCAATACCTTCAAGGGCGTTTTTGATCTTACTGCTCCACAAAGAGCCCTGGTACAGTTTTCCTTTTTTGGTGCGTTTTTTATCGTTTCGCTGATCTACTTTATCCTGTCCTCCTCCACCGGTAGAGATCCCATTAATACCATTGGGTATAAAAAGGGAATGTTCTATAGCCTGCTCATTTGTGGAATTGGGTGTTTGTTGTTTTACCCGGCTTCATTAATTCACTCCTATTATGCCTTTTTATTGGCTCTGTTTACCCTGGCCTCAGGAGTAACCATGCTGCAAATCTGTGCCAATCCTTACGCTACTATTTTGGGAGATAAGGAAAGTGCTTCCAGTAGATTGAATCAAGCTCAGGGACTGAATTCCTTGGGAACCACCTTAGGTCCTATTGTAGGTACGATATTGATTTACAAAGTCTTTTCGAAGGGAACTCTCACCGTAGAAAGTATCGCCAACACCTACCTGATCTATGGCCTTGCCTTTATTCTTTTGGCCCTGGTGGTGCTAAAAAGTAAAATGCCTGCCTTTAGAAATAGGGAGAACATTCCTCCTGGCCTGGGAGTGTTAAAACACAAGCACCTCGTTTTTGGGATTCTTGGAATTGCCTTCTATGTAGGGTCCGAAGTAGCTATTGGAAGCTGGATTGTTGAATTCATTAAACTCGATCACATTGCCGGGTTGGCCGAAGACGATGCCAGCTATTTCCTTTCCTTCTTTTGGGGTGGTTTGATGATTGGGCGTTTAATGGCGGGAATATCCTTAAACAGCTCCCTTACAAAAGCGAAAAAGTACCAATACATGCTTCTCTCCTCTTTGGGAGCCTTTGCCGTTATTTACCTGGCGACCAGCTTAAAGTATAGCGACGGAACTTTTCATTTCAGTCCTATTCATCCCGAGCAAATTGCCATCTATTTGGTTCTCATTGCACTCAATTTTGGTTCCTTCCTACTGACGTTTAATAAGCCTGCGAAGGGGCTGGTCCTTTTTTCGGCCATCAACGCTGTATTAATTTCCATTGGAATTTGGGGAAGCGGTGAGTTGGCATTTTGGGCCATGATCGGTACCGGTCTGTTCTTTTCCATTGGCTGGTCCAATATCTTTTCTCTGGCCATTAAGGATTTAGGCAACCTTACCAGTCAAGGGTCCTCCTTACTCGTTATGGCCATTGTAGGTGGCGCTGTCCTTCCTGGAATACAAAGTTTTATCATCGAATACCAGGGCGTTCAGATTTCATTTGTTGTCCCCCTAATTGGTATTTTTTACCTGATATTTTATGGGTTGAAGGGGCATAAAATAAAGGTCCGATAG
- a CDS encoding cupin domain-containing protein produces the protein MSNKYDYNQQMNVLYNHHELIDVPKIVSTCKDKWFNQTLTKVNDSVVRIGIVEGEYHWHKHDNDDEFFFVLSGQLIIELEDKTIELNPNEGTTISKGVMHKPIAPEKTVMLMVETAEIDPIGEEK, from the coding sequence ATGAGTAATAAATACGATTACAACCAACAAATGAACGTGTTATACAACCATCACGAATTAATCGATGTGCCAAAAATTGTATCAACTTGCAAGGACAAATGGTTTAACCAGACACTAACTAAGGTTAATGACAGTGTGGTAAGAATTGGAATAGTGGAAGGTGAATACCACTGGCATAAACACGACAATGATGATGAATTTTTCTTTGTTCTAAGTGGCCAATTAATCATCGAGTTAGAGGATAAGACTATTGAACTCAATCCGAATGAAGGAACAACCATAAGCAAGGGAGTTATGCATAAACCCATAGCCCCTGAAAAAACAGTTATGCTAATGGTTGAAACCGCAGAAATCGATCCCATCGGAGAAGAGAAGTGA
- a CDS encoding GNAT family N-acetyltransferase: MDRDKLISIINEIYPSTYGYLWTDQGEKYLSQIYSMENLTLELKDSESPYYFITHHSEIVGILKFRKELPKQHIRLQRIYIHPKHQGKSIGKALFGWIEKTYQSDFQTVSLEVMKSESKAIRFYEKMGMQLVGNSSLNFNHLIPEFKQTLIYQKQLK; this comes from the coding sequence ATGGATCGGGATAAACTTATCTCTATAATAAATGAGATCTATCCTTCGACTTATGGTTATTTATGGACAGATCAGGGCGAGAAGTATTTATCCCAAATCTATTCAATGGAAAACCTCACCCTTGAACTTAAAGATTCAGAATCACCATATTACTTCATAACTCATCATTCAGAGATCGTAGGTATTTTGAAATTCAGGAAAGAGCTTCCTAAACAACATATTCGTTTACAACGAATTTATATTCATCCAAAACATCAAGGTAAGAGTATTGGAAAGGCTCTTTTTGGTTGGATAGAAAAAACCTATCAATCCGACTTTCAAACGGTAAGTTTAGAAGTCATGAAATCTGAAAGCAAGGCAATCCGGTTCTACGAAAAAATGGGAATGCAATTAGTTGGAAATTCCTCATTGAATTTCAACCACCTAATACCAGAATTCAAACAAACATTGATTTACCAAAAACAATTGAAATGA
- a CDS encoding Crp/Fnr family transcriptional regulator, with protein sequence MSSFKTIFSEKYSLSPVACDTLFSEMKEVEKKKGEILIREGEVHSSIYFIKKGALRSFYINDEGKDVTLWFGFEADVAASLSNVIELKPSVENIEFLEDSTILKIQRSVLFDLYHSNLELANFGRHLAEIALIEMEQQILSTQFVDAKSRYKALIQKSPHVLQRVKLGHIASYLGISQVTLSRIRAES encoded by the coding sequence ATGTCTTCATTCAAAACGATTTTCTCAGAAAAGTATTCGCTAAGCCCAGTGGCCTGTGATACCCTCTTTTCCGAAATGAAGGAAGTGGAAAAGAAAAAGGGAGAAATTCTGATCCGGGAAGGCGAGGTACATTCTTCTATCTACTTTATCAAAAAAGGTGCGCTCAGGAGTTTCTACATCAATGATGAAGGTAAGGATGTAACACTCTGGTTCGGATTTGAGGCCGATGTGGCCGCATCGCTCAGCAATGTTATTGAGCTAAAACCATCGGTTGAAAACATTGAATTTCTGGAAGACTCGACCATTCTTAAGATCCAGCGATCGGTGCTGTTTGACTTGTATCACTCCAATTTGGAACTGGCCAATTTTGGTAGACACCTGGCCGAAATTGCCCTGATCGAGATGGAACAACAGATTTTATCCACCCAATTCGTCGATGCCAAAAGCCGGTATAAAGCCCTGATTCAAAAATCCCCTCACGTTCTTCAACGGGTCAAATTGGGGCATATCGCATCCTACCTGGGCATCTCACAAGTAACGCTTAGCAGAATACGAGCGGAGAGCTGA
- a CDS encoding MarR family transcriptional regulator, producing MELAQNINERKAYSPMEEDFIKSLDLIGYTARIRRLSDNLNKMGKVVYKDLDLEIEPNWHLVLLILEREEELTATEIAEHLSFSHTAIIKITKKMVRSNFLNAQKSPTDGRKQLYSLSDKAIKQLPKLKQIWNDIAEVHQQYVSKTFLKELTKIENSLTQKSTIIRVKELYDKRK from the coding sequence ATGGAATTAGCTCAAAACATAAACGAAAGGAAGGCTTATTCACCAATGGAAGAGGACTTTATAAAAAGCTTAGATCTAATAGGATATACAGCGAGAATTAGAAGGCTCAGTGACAATCTCAATAAAATGGGCAAAGTGGTTTATAAAGATTTAGACCTTGAGATCGAGCCCAATTGGCACCTTGTTCTACTGATATTAGAAAGAGAGGAAGAGTTAACAGCTACTGAAATTGCTGAGCACTTATCATTCTCACACACGGCGATCATTAAGATTACCAAAAAAATGGTGCGCTCTAATTTCTTAAATGCCCAAAAGTCCCCAACTGATGGTCGAAAGCAACTTTATTCTCTATCTGACAAAGCCATCAAACAACTTCCAAAACTCAAACAAATATGGAATGACATTGCCGAGGTCCATCAACAATATGTGAGCAAAACATTCCTAAAGGAGCTTACCAAAATAGAAAACTCACTGACTCAAAAGTCAACCATAATTAGGGTAAAAGAACTGTATGATAAGCGTAAATAA
- a CDS encoding multidrug efflux SMR transporter: MSWVYLVLAGLFEVGFTTSMKLSNGFTNWKGIVGFFLFGALSFGLLLKSMQSIETGTAYAVWAGIGASGTILMGALLFDDSLSGLKLLFLSLIIIGIIGIKWSH; the protein is encoded by the coding sequence ATGAGTTGGGTTTATTTAGTACTCGCTGGTTTATTTGAGGTAGGATTCACCACCTCTATGAAACTTTCAAACGGCTTTACCAATTGGAAGGGTATTGTTGGATTTTTCCTGTTTGGCGCTTTGAGTTTTGGACTTCTTCTCAAATCCATGCAAAGTATAGAAACCGGAACGGCCTATGCAGTTTGGGCAGGCATCGGAGCCAGTGGAACCATACTAATGGGAGCCCTGCTATTCGATGATTCGCTAAGCGGATTAAAGTTGCTCTTTTTAAGCCTGATCATCATCGGAATTATTGGAATCAAATGGAGTCATTAA
- a CDS encoding NAD(P)H-binding protein, with the protein MKTLTIIGATGLLGSSVTRELIKKGVHIKAVVRDIEKAEDLLPEQVEIVYGDVANKESLKEALQGAETVYLSLNTTGWNVDAPFHTEREGIMNVIDVSKELGVKHIMQIVGIDLSNPEFAVKGLTYKTNLIRKPAMDYLKASGINYTYFHGSFFLDSFPVFIQGGEFAIIGDHKYPMFYTNTLDLAENIYHALNNELAYNQSFTVQGLEGLSFPEAAKRFLSLYDPSVTVKEYPMETIKHLGLPSREEEAFMEHLLTYVEQLKEEQVSEKTWKVLGKPSHTIEDVASKMLENGR; encoded by the coding sequence ATGAAAACACTTACGATTATCGGAGCCACTGGATTACTCGGCTCATCTGTAACCCGGGAATTGATTAAAAAAGGCGTACACATAAAAGCGGTCGTCCGGGATATTGAAAAGGCCGAAGACCTTCTTCCTGAGCAGGTAGAAATCGTGTACGGAGACGTAGCCAACAAGGAGAGCTTGAAGGAAGCCCTACAGGGAGCGGAGACCGTCTATTTAAGCTTGAACACGACGGGCTGGAATGTAGATGCTCCCTTTCATACGGAAAGAGAAGGAATCATGAATGTGATCGACGTGAGTAAGGAGCTTGGGGTCAAGCACATTATGCAAATTGTGGGGATTGATCTTTCCAATCCGGAGTTTGCTGTGAAAGGCTTAACCTACAAAACCAACCTGATCCGAAAGCCGGCTATGGATTACCTAAAAGCCTCAGGAATCAACTACACGTACTTCCATGGATCCTTTTTCCTGGACTCTTTCCCGGTGTTCATTCAGGGCGGCGAATTTGCCATCATTGGTGATCATAAATACCCGATGTTTTATACCAATACCCTGGATTTAGCAGAGAACATCTACCATGCTCTAAATAATGAACTTGCCTACAACCAATCCTTTACCGTTCAGGGATTAGAGGGGCTAAGTTTTCCGGAAGCAGCCAAAAGATTCTTAAGCCTTTATGATCCATCGGTAACCGTGAAAGAATATCCCATGGAAACCATTAAACACTTGGGTTTACCGAGCCGGGAGGAAGAAGCCTTTATGGAACATCTACTCACCTATGTAGAGCAACTAAAGGAAGAACAAGTTTCTGAAAAAACCTGGAAGGTACTCGGCAAACCAAGTCACACCATCGAAGATGTGGCGAGCAAAATGTTAGAGAATGGGCGCTAA